A genome region from Macaca fascicularis isolate 582-1 chromosome 3, T2T-MFA8v1.1 includes the following:
- the LOC102115735 gene encoding large ribosomal subunit protein eL24-like, protein MKVELCSFSGYKIYPGHGRRYARTDRKSRFFQFLNAKCKSAFLSKRNPGQINWTVLYRRKHKKGQSEEIQKKRTRRAVKFQKAITGASLADIMAKRNQKPEVRKAQGEQAIRAAKEAKKAKQASKKTAMAAAKAPTKAAPKQKIVKPVKVSAPRVGGKR, encoded by the exons ATGAAGGTGGAGCTGTGCAGTTTTAGCGGGTACAAGATCTACCCTGGACACGGGAGGCGCTACGCCAGGACCGACAGGAag tctcgctttttccagtttcttaatGCAAAATGCAAGTCGGCGTTCCTTTCCAAGAGGAATCCTGGGCAGATAAACTGGACTGTCCTCTACAGAAGGAAGCACAAAAAGGGTCAGTCggaagaaattcaaaagaaaagaacccGCCGAGCAGTCAAATTCCAGAAGGCCATTACTGGTGCATCTCTTGCTGATATAATGGCCAAGAGGAATCAGAAACCTGAAGTTAGAAAGGCCCAAGGAGAACAAGCTATCAGGGCTGCTAAGGAAGCAAAAAAGGCTAAGCAAGCATCTAAAAAGACTGCAATGGCTGCTGCTAAGGCACCTACAAAGGCAGCACCAAAGCAAAAGATTGTGAAGCCTGTGAAAGTTTCAGCTCCCCGAGTTGGTGGAAAACGCTAA